In Streptomyces sp. NBC_00878, a single window of DNA contains:
- a CDS encoding FAD-dependent monooxygenase, with product MHIVEPVVETDVLIVGSGPAGATAALALSTYGVPNIVVTRYARLAETPRAHITNQRTMEVLRDLGVERDVVAQATPQHLMGNTTFCTSLAGEELGRVRSWGNDPLVQAAHDLASPTRMCDMPQHMMEPVLVDAAVARGTHLRFSTVYKSFVQDADGVTVTVEDRLRGDEYTIRAKYLIGADGGRSKVAEDAGLPMGGQMGVAGSINIVFDADLSKYTAHRPSTLYWVLAPGATVGGIGAGLVRNVRPWDEWMIVWGYDVTAGAPDLTTEYAESIVRRLIGDDEIPVIVKSSSAWTVNEMYAETYSDGRVFCAGDATHRHPPSNGLGSNTSIQDSYNLAWKLKLVLDGTASPKLLDTYTTERAPVGKQIVTRANKSIGETAPIFEALDGLSPQSPEQLWANIAARKDATEAAEKQRAQLREAIAFKVYEFNAHGVDLNQRYVSDAVVPDGTEDPGFDQDPELYHQPSSRPGAKLPHAWITAGDRTLSTLDAAGRGRFTLFTGIGGEGWVRAAEAADLDIATAVIGPGQQYEDPYGDWARLSEVSDSGVLLVRPDGYVAFRYATATGDAEELLGGAVRRILGR from the coding sequence GTGCATATCGTCGAGCCCGTAGTCGAGACCGACGTACTGATCGTGGGCAGTGGCCCGGCGGGCGCCACGGCGGCCCTGGCACTGAGCACCTACGGCGTGCCCAACATCGTGGTCACCCGCTACGCGCGCCTCGCCGAGACGCCCCGCGCCCACATCACCAACCAGCGCACCATGGAGGTCCTGCGCGACCTCGGCGTGGAGCGGGACGTCGTCGCACAGGCCACCCCCCAGCACCTGATGGGCAACACCACCTTCTGCACCAGCCTGGCCGGCGAGGAGCTGGGCCGCGTCCGCTCCTGGGGCAACGACCCCCTCGTCCAGGCCGCGCACGACCTCGCCAGCCCCACCCGCATGTGCGACATGCCCCAGCACATGATGGAACCGGTGCTCGTCGACGCCGCCGTCGCCCGCGGCACCCACCTCCGCTTCAGCACGGTCTACAAGTCCTTCGTCCAGGACGCCGACGGGGTCACCGTCACCGTCGAGGACCGGCTGCGCGGCGACGAGTACACGATCCGCGCCAAGTACCTGATCGGGGCCGACGGCGGCCGCTCGAAGGTCGCCGAGGACGCCGGGCTGCCGATGGGCGGCCAGATGGGCGTGGCCGGCAGCATCAACATCGTCTTCGACGCGGACCTGAGCAAGTACACCGCGCACCGGCCCTCGACGCTGTACTGGGTGCTCGCTCCCGGCGCCACCGTCGGTGGCATCGGCGCGGGCCTCGTCCGCAACGTCCGCCCCTGGGACGAGTGGATGATCGTCTGGGGCTACGACGTGACCGCGGGCGCCCCGGACCTCACCACCGAGTACGCGGAGTCGATCGTTCGTCGGCTGATCGGCGACGACGAGATCCCGGTGATCGTCAAGTCCTCCTCGGCGTGGACGGTCAACGAGATGTACGCCGAGACGTACTCCGACGGCCGAGTCTTCTGCGCCGGCGACGCCACGCACCGCCACCCGCCGTCCAACGGCCTCGGCTCCAACACCTCCATCCAGGACTCGTACAACCTGGCGTGGAAACTCAAACTCGTCCTCGACGGGACCGCCTCGCCCAAGCTCCTCGACACGTACACCACCGAGCGCGCCCCGGTCGGCAAGCAGATCGTCACCCGCGCCAACAAGTCCATCGGCGAGACCGCCCCGATCTTCGAGGCGCTCGACGGGCTCTCCCCGCAGAGCCCCGAGCAGCTGTGGGCCAACATCGCCGCCCGCAAGGACGCCACCGAGGCCGCCGAGAAGCAGCGCGCCCAGCTCCGCGAGGCGATCGCCTTCAAGGTGTACGAGTTCAACGCGCACGGTGTTGATCTCAATCAGCGGTACGTGTCGGACGCGGTCGTTCCCGACGGTACGGAGGATCCTGGGTTCGACCAGGACCCCGAGCTGTACCACCAGCCCTCCTCGCGGCCCGGTGCCAAGTTGCCGCACGCCTGGATCACGGCCGGGGACCGGACCCTGTCCACGCTCGACGCGGCGGGGCGGGGGCGCTTCACGCTGTTCACCGGAATCGGGGGTGAGGGGTGGGTGCGGGCTGCGGAGGCCGCCGACCTTGATATCGCCACCGCTGTCATCGGGCCCGGTCAGCAGTACGAGGATCCGTACGGTGACTGGGCGCGGCTGAGCGAGGTCTCCGACTCGGGTGTGCTGCTCGTGCGGCCCGACGGGTATGTGGCGTTTCGGTACGCGACGGCTACCGGCGATGCGGAGGAGTTGCTGGGGGGCGCGGTGCGGCGGATCCTCGGACGGTAG